The following are encoded together in the Ictalurus punctatus breed USDA103 chromosome 1, Coco_2.0, whole genome shotgun sequence genome:
- the LOC128634220 gene encoding pentraxin fusion protein-like isoform X1 — MKMKVTVVLLLLLVLASATDLGKVFVFPEESSSAYVQLTPMKPLNLQAFTLCMRVATQIWYKREIILFAYRTQGADELNVWREKNGRLSLYLRSSKDGAFFTLPMLSALPTHLCVTWDSSTGNTAFWVDGRRSMLTIYRHGHNVHPNGAIIIGQDPDSFLGKFDVHQSFVGEITDVHMFDSVLRECQIEQLYAKQYNAPSGNVLNWDFLKYKIHGNVVERYTYQEYSKKVSDTCK, encoded by the exons atgaagatgaaggtgactGTGGTGTTGTTGCTTCTTCTGGTTCTGGCCTCAGCCACTGACT TAGGTAAGGTGTTTGTCTTCCCTGAAGAGTCAAGCTCTGCCTATGTGCAACTCACACCAATGAAACCTCTGAATTTGCAGGCCTTCACACTCTGTATGCGCGTTGCTACTCAAATCTGGTACAAGCGAGAGATCATCCTGTTCGCTTATCGCACTCAAGGGGCTGACGAGCTCAatgtgtggagagaaaaaaatggaagaCTTTCTCTATACTTGAGAAGCAGTAAAGATGGTGCATTCTTTACTCTCCCGATGCTGTCAGCTTTACCCACTCATCTGTGTGTCACCTGGGATTCGAGCACTGGAAACACCGCATTTTGGGTGGACGGACGCCGCAGCATGCTGACCATCTACAGGCATGGCCATAATGTACATCCAAATGGAGCTATAATTATCGGACAGGATCCTGATTCATTTTTGGGTAAATTTGACGTACATCAGAGCTTTGTGGGTGAAATTACAGATGTACACATGTTTGATAGTGTTCTGAGGGAATGTCAGATTGAGCAGCTGTATGCGAAACAATACAATGCTCCGAGTGGGAACGTGCTCAACTGGGATTTTCTGAAGTACAAAATCCATGGGAATGTTGTTGAGAGGTACACGTACCAGGAATACTCTAAAAAAGTCTCTGACACCTGCAAATGA
- the LOC128634220 gene encoding pentraxin fusion protein-like isoform X2, giving the protein MKMKVTVVLLLLLVLASATDCKVFVFPEESSSAYVQLTPMKPLNLQAFTLCMRVATQIWYKREIILFAYRTQGADELNVWREKNGRLSLYLRSSKDGAFFTLPMLSALPTHLCVTWDSSTGNTAFWVDGRRSMLTIYRHGHNVHPNGAIIIGQDPDSFLGKFDVHQSFVGEITDVHMFDSVLRECQIEQLYAKQYNAPSGNVLNWDFLKYKIHGNVVERYTYQEYSKKVSDTCK; this is encoded by the exons atgaagatgaaggtgactGTGGTGTTGTTGCTTCTTCTGGTTCTGGCCTCAGCCACTGACT GTAAGGTGTTTGTCTTCCCTGAAGAGTCAAGCTCTGCCTATGTGCAACTCACACCAATGAAACCTCTGAATTTGCAGGCCTTCACACTCTGTATGCGCGTTGCTACTCAAATCTGGTACAAGCGAGAGATCATCCTGTTCGCTTATCGCACTCAAGGGGCTGACGAGCTCAatgtgtggagagaaaaaaatggaagaCTTTCTCTATACTTGAGAAGCAGTAAAGATGGTGCATTCTTTACTCTCCCGATGCTGTCAGCTTTACCCACTCATCTGTGTGTCACCTGGGATTCGAGCACTGGAAACACCGCATTTTGGGTGGACGGACGCCGCAGCATGCTGACCATCTACAGGCATGGCCATAATGTACATCCAAATGGAGCTATAATTATCGGACAGGATCCTGATTCATTTTTGGGTAAATTTGACGTACATCAGAGCTTTGTGGGTGAAATTACAGATGTACACATGTTTGATAGTGTTCTGAGGGAATGTCAGATTGAGCAGCTGTATGCGAAACAATACAATGCTCCGAGTGGGAACGTGCTCAACTGGGATTTTCTGAAGTACAAAATCCATGGGAATGTTGTTGAGAGGTACACGTACCAGGAATACTCTAAAAAAGTCTCTGACACCTGCAAATGA